In Nocardia sputorum, a single genomic region encodes these proteins:
- a CDS encoding fumarylacetoacetate hydrolase family protein, translating into MSVSVLRTADAWWVITPAGAARVDTAATTTGQLLGDRQAIRAASASSAVVPVESLSPVSPVTAPCRVVAQMTNFASHVKDSGGDPATVPLTFFRKASGSISGPHDDVVRPPHVRLLDYEVEIGLVFGRDMPVGSEITSDNLADYIAGLVATNDISARDIQLPKTQFYEAKSYPTFTPVGPVLVLLEDDELKRFTDLRLRLWVNGEPRQDMTVADMIYQPAETLRALTGFQRMDAGDLLLTGTPVGTAISAPPKPVEIIGSLLPPAVKWKLFFKGQAKNPKYLRDGDVVEAAVATDDGAIDLGRQRTTVRYR; encoded by the coding sequence ATGAGTGTTTCCGTGCTCCGTACCGCCGACGCTTGGTGGGTGATCACACCCGCGGGCGCGGCCAGAGTCGATACCGCCGCGACCACCACCGGGCAATTGCTGGGGGATCGGCAGGCCATCCGCGCGGCGTCGGCGAGCAGTGCAGTCGTGCCGGTCGAGAGCCTGTCGCCGGTCTCCCCGGTGACCGCGCCGTGCCGGGTGGTCGCCCAGATGACGAACTTCGCCTCGCACGTGAAGGATTCCGGCGGTGATCCGGCGACGGTGCCGCTGACGTTCTTCCGCAAGGCATCGGGGTCGATCAGCGGCCCGCACGACGACGTCGTCCGGCCCCCGCACGTGCGGTTGCTGGATTACGAGGTGGAGATCGGCCTGGTGTTCGGTCGCGATATGCCGGTCGGATCGGAGATCACGAGCGACAACCTCGCCGACTACATCGCCGGTCTGGTCGCCACCAACGACATCTCCGCCCGCGACATCCAATTGCCGAAAACTCAGTTCTACGAAGCGAAGTCCTATCCGACCTTCACCCCGGTCGGGCCCGTGCTGGTGCTGCTGGAGGACGACGAGCTGAAACGGTTCACCGACCTGCGGCTGCGGTTGTGGGTCAACGGCGAACCGCGCCAGGACATGACCGTCGCGGACATGATCTACCAGCCGGCGGAGACCCTGCGTGCATTGACCGGTTTCCAGCGCATGGACGCCGGTGACCTGCTGCTCACCGGAACTCCGGTCGGCACCGCGATCAGCGCCCCGCCCAAGCCGGTCGAGATCATCGGCTCGCTGCTCCCGCCCGCGGTGAAGTGGAAACTGTTCTTCAAAGGCCAGGCCAAGAACCCGAAGTACCTGCGCGACGGTGACGTCGTCGAGGCGGCGGTCGCCACCGACGACGGCGCCATCGACCTGGGCCGCCAGCGCACCACGGTGAGGTACCGGTGA
- a CDS encoding acyl-CoA synthetase, with protein sequence MTEDLLWPRYADPADLLDIESVPLAERGLPESTYALLTRAARSWPERTAVTVLPEAARWREPLRRNSSELLADVHRYANLLYDIGVRRDDAVALLAPNCAELIPVTMAAQLAGVAAPINGGLSERHIAELLRRTGARVLVTAGPELSAAIWESTRALAADGMVDAVLVLRPTAAAGEPAPLPPIDGVRVDYLDQAAAAHDAGAFAGVPPNAEDLAALFHTGGTTGVPKLAAHTHANEVANAWMIAANSLLTDDAVVFAALPLFHVNALVVTLLAPLFKGQPVVWAGPLGYRDLAIYGEFWKIVEHYRIAAMSAVPTVYAVLAQCPVDADISSLRYAMVGASPLPPVVRENFEKHTGITLVEGYGLTEATCASARSFPERPRPGAVGQRMPYQRVRVVRIGADGTWTELPAGETGVLSIGGPTVFAGYVTTRDAHGFALDGMGKLADGWLDTGDLAHLDADGFIHLHGRAKDLIIRGGHNIDPALIEDALLAHPQVTAAGAVGRPDVHAGEVPVAYVTLAPGADVGTAALLEWAGSRVPERAAVPKTVTVLDALPVTDVGKPYKLGLRADATRRELLDALAGTEGVRDIAAAVQDGAIVATVELDHTGDESVVAAILGRYAIEWKIEARR encoded by the coding sequence GTGACCGAGGACCTGCTCTGGCCGCGCTACGCGGACCCGGCCGATCTACTCGACATCGAATCCGTGCCACTGGCCGAGCGTGGCCTGCCGGAATCGACCTACGCCCTGCTGACGCGGGCGGCGCGATCGTGGCCGGAACGCACCGCGGTGACCGTGCTGCCGGAAGCGGCGCGTTGGCGGGAACCGTTGCGGCGCAACAGCAGTGAGCTGCTCGCGGACGTACACCGCTACGCGAACCTGCTGTACGACATCGGCGTGCGCCGGGACGACGCGGTGGCGTTGCTCGCCCCCAACTGCGCCGAGCTCATCCCGGTGACCATGGCCGCCCAGCTCGCCGGGGTCGCCGCCCCGATCAACGGCGGGTTGTCCGAGCGGCACATCGCCGAACTGCTGCGGCGCACCGGAGCACGCGTGCTCGTCACGGCCGGACCCGAGTTGTCAGCGGCCATCTGGGAATCCACCCGGGCATTGGCCGCCGACGGCATGGTGGACGCGGTGCTCGTGCTGCGGCCGACCGCCGCGGCGGGCGAGCCGGCGCCGCTGCCGCCCATCGACGGCGTGCGCGTCGATTACCTCGACCAGGCGGCCGCAGCGCACGACGCGGGCGCCTTCGCGGGCGTGCCGCCGAACGCGGAGGACCTCGCCGCGTTGTTCCACACCGGTGGCACCACCGGCGTGCCGAAACTGGCGGCGCACACCCATGCCAACGAGGTCGCGAACGCGTGGATGATCGCCGCGAACTCGCTGCTCACCGACGACGCCGTGGTCTTCGCGGCCTTGCCGTTGTTCCATGTCAACGCGCTGGTCGTGACGCTGCTCGCGCCCTTGTTCAAGGGACAGCCGGTGGTGTGGGCCGGACCGCTCGGTTACCGGGACCTCGCGATCTACGGCGAGTTCTGGAAGATAGTCGAGCACTATCGGATCGCCGCGATGAGCGCCGTACCGACCGTGTACGCGGTACTCGCGCAGTGCCCGGTCGACGCCGACATCAGCAGTCTGCGCTACGCGATGGTCGGCGCGTCGCCGTTGCCTCCCGTGGTGCGGGAGAATTTCGAGAAGCACACCGGCATCACCTTGGTCGAGGGCTACGGACTCACCGAGGCGACTTGCGCCAGCGCACGCAGCTTCCCGGAGCGGCCGCGACCGGGCGCGGTCGGGCAGCGCATGCCCTATCAGCGGGTGCGGGTGGTGCGCATCGGCGCCGACGGTACGTGGACGGAACTGCCCGCCGGGGAGACCGGCGTGCTGAGCATCGGCGGTCCCACGGTCTTCGCCGGGTACGTGACCACCCGCGATGCGCACGGGTTCGCGCTCGACGGCATGGGCAAACTGGCCGACGGCTGGCTCGACACCGGCGACCTCGCCCACCTCGACGCCGACGGTTTCATCCATCTGCACGGTCGCGCCAAGGATTTGATCATTCGCGGCGGGCACAACATCGACCCCGCGCTCATCGAGGACGCGCTGCTGGCACACCCGCAGGTGACGGCGGCGGGCGCGGTCGGCCGCCCCGACGTCCATGCGGGCGAGGTGCCGGTCGCCTACGTCACCCTCGCGCCCGGCGCCGACGTCGGCACGGCCGCACTGCTCGAATGGGCGGGCAGCCGGGTTCCCGAGCGAGCCGCCGTCCCGAAGACGGTCACCGTGCTCGACGCGCTGCCGGTCACCGACGTGGGCAAGCCGTACAAACTCGGGCTGCGCGCCGACGCCACACGTCGCGAACTGCTCGACGCGCTCGCCGGGACCGAGGGAGTGCGCGATATCGCCGCCGCTGTCCAGGACGGTGCGATCGTGGCCACCGTCGAACTCGACCACACCGGTGACGAGAGCGTGGTCGCGGCGATCCTGGGCCGGTACGCGATCGAATGGAAGATCGAGGCGCGCCGATGA
- a CDS encoding bifunctional 3-(3-hydroxy-phenyl)propionate/3-hydroxycinnamic acid hydroxylase: MNAPVVIVGAGPTGLTAALLLARYGVQSLVLERWEGVYPQPRAVHMDGEIRRIVARLGIGDEFDAISRPALGLRLLDRDLRTLAEFQRDPAGGRNGHPDANMFDQPELEGILRAAVRRQARVTLRGDAEVTAVVQEAGGARVDFTDRTSGATESVRAPYVLGCDGANSVVRTAIGARMRELNFEQRWLVVDVDTTAELGEWEGVHQVCDPVRAATYMRIGKSRHRWEFRLDPGEAAADYDDISRVYRLISPWTGDVAVEDIRLLRVAEYTFRAQLADRWRAGRVFLLGDAAHLTPPFIGQGMGAGLRDAANLTWKLAGVLAGDLPERVLDSYEVERKPHARTMIRLAKLTGMAMTEGGELGDLLRGRLAPHLGRLPGFHALVTSGETPPLRRSELVMRSRLGGGRAGRLVPNVLLDEGRRYDDVVAGRYAIVTTIEPAAAEHTRIRERGAVLVTAAPGSELRRWLVRRGARAALVRPDGVVQCTARDLPRLCAAMPRFLAGQEAGHAGSPDSGSPGRRPGGAVGWKP; encoded by the coding sequence ATGAATGCCCCGGTGGTGATCGTCGGCGCGGGTCCGACCGGTCTCACCGCGGCGTTGCTGCTGGCCCGCTACGGTGTCCAGTCGCTGGTCCTGGAGCGATGGGAAGGCGTCTACCCGCAACCGCGCGCGGTGCACATGGACGGTGAGATCCGCCGGATCGTGGCGAGGCTGGGCATCGGCGACGAATTCGACGCCATCTCCCGCCCCGCGCTCGGCCTGCGCTTGCTCGACCGGGATCTGCGGACACTCGCCGAATTCCAGCGCGACCCGGCGGGCGGCCGCAACGGGCACCCGGACGCGAATATGTTCGACCAGCCGGAGTTGGAAGGGATCCTGCGTGCCGCGGTGCGACGCCAGGCGCGAGTGACGCTGCGCGGGGACGCCGAAGTCACCGCGGTGGTCCAGGAAGCCGGTGGCGCCAGGGTCGACTTCACCGATCGGACCTCCGGCGCCACCGAGTCGGTCCGTGCGCCGTACGTGCTCGGCTGCGACGGCGCGAACAGCGTGGTTCGCACCGCCATCGGCGCCAGGATGCGTGAGCTGAACTTCGAGCAGCGTTGGCTGGTCGTCGACGTGGATACGACGGCGGAACTAGGGGAGTGGGAGGGCGTGCATCAGGTTTGCGACCCCGTCCGCGCCGCGACCTACATGCGCATCGGGAAATCACGGCACCGATGGGAATTCCGGCTCGATCCCGGTGAGGCAGCAGCCGACTACGACGACATCAGCCGGGTGTATCGACTGATCAGCCCGTGGACCGGCGACGTCGCGGTCGAGGACATCCGGTTGCTGCGGGTGGCCGAATACACTTTCCGCGCCCAGCTCGCCGACCGCTGGCGGGCGGGCCGGGTCTTCCTGCTGGGCGACGCGGCGCATCTCACGCCGCCGTTCATCGGTCAGGGTATGGGCGCCGGCCTGCGCGATGCGGCCAACCTCACCTGGAAGCTGGCCGGCGTGCTCGCCGGAGACCTGCCCGAGCGGGTCCTGGACTCCTACGAGGTCGAGCGAAAGCCACACGCGCGGACCATGATTCGGCTGGCGAAGCTCACCGGGATGGCGATGACCGAGGGCGGTGAGCTTGGCGATCTGTTGCGCGGCCGGCTCGCTCCCCACCTGGGTCGGCTGCCCGGCTTCCACGCGCTGGTCACCAGTGGCGAGACACCGCCCTTGCGTCGGTCCGAGCTGGTCATGCGGTCGCGCCTCGGTGGCGGTCGCGCGGGTCGTCTGGTTCCCAACGTCCTCCTGGACGAGGGCCGTCGTTACGACGACGTCGTCGCGGGCCGGTACGCCATCGTCACCACGATCGAGCCCGCCGCCGCGGAGCACACCCGGATCCGCGAGCGCGGGGCAGTGCTCGTGACGGCAGCTCCCGGGAGCGAACTGCGGCGCTGGCTGGTCCGGCGCGGCGCCCGCGCCGCCCTGGTCCGGCCCGATGGCGTCGTCCAGTGCACCGCGCGGGACCTGCCGCGGCTGTGCGCGGCGATGCCCCGGTTCCTGGCCGGTCAGGAGGCAGGTCATGCCGGTTCACCGGACTCGGGTAGTCCTGGGCGGCGTCCCGGCGGCGCAGTAGGGTGGAAGCCATGA
- a CDS encoding ParA family protein: MTNSVAPLELPEPLVITLGNLKGGVGKTTSAFFLASYFASVHELRVLVIDADPLSQTGYSWYRRLVKGGIDVPFELVAFPSRHVGDCITDNSADFDVIIVDAGGESADIFKAAVPESDELLLLTSVSPSEVKRVPSTFKAAEEAAADTDREIRVRVLMTKVPVIMKKGVNISTEYRAQRGHLESAGYDVFDSYLSAWKWYREAADGEVGEGAENPIEDLGEYRRVGDELVNSYRALMEVPA, encoded by the coding sequence ATGACGAATTCTGTTGCGCCACTCGAATTGCCCGAACCTCTGGTCATCACGCTGGGGAATCTCAAGGGCGGTGTCGGCAAGACGACATCGGCGTTCTTCTTGGCGAGCTACTTCGCTTCGGTTCACGAACTGCGGGTGCTGGTGATCGACGCCGACCCGCTCAGCCAGACCGGATACTCCTGGTACCGGCGGCTGGTCAAGGGGGGCATCGACGTGCCGTTCGAGCTGGTCGCTTTCCCGTCGCGGCATGTCGGTGACTGCATCACCGACAATTCCGCCGATTTCGACGTCATCATCGTGGACGCCGGGGGCGAGTCGGCCGACATCTTCAAGGCCGCTGTTCCCGAGAGCGACGAGCTCCTGCTGTTGACCAGTGTGAGTCCGTCGGAAGTCAAGCGCGTGCCGAGTACCTTCAAAGCCGCCGAGGAGGCGGCGGCCGACACCGACCGGGAAATCCGGGTGCGGGTGCTGATGACCAAAGTGCCGGTGATCATGAAGAAAGGCGTGAACATCTCGACCGAATACCGTGCGCAGCGCGGCCATTTGGAAAGCGCGGGCTACGACGTATTCGATTCCTATCTGAGTGCCTGGAAATGGTACCGAGAGGCGGCCGACGGGGAGGTCGGGGAGGGCGCCGAGAACCCGATCGAGGATTTGGGGGAGTACCGCCGGGTAGGCGACGAACTGGTGAACTCGTACCGGGCCCTGATGGAGGTGCCCGCCTGA